The Vigna unguiculata cultivar IT97K-499-35 chromosome 6, ASM411807v1, whole genome shotgun sequence genome contains a region encoding:
- the LOC114188124 gene encoding cysteine desulfurase 1, chloroplastic isoform X2, which yields MKIMIPYLTQQEVNGSKLVYLDNAATSQKPTVVLKALQNYYEGYNSNVHRGIHFLSAKATDEYESARRKVASFINASDSREIVFTKNASEAINLVAYSWGLANLKPEDEIILTVAEHHSAIVPWQIVAEKVGAVLKFVDLNQDGIPDISKLKDMFSRKTKIVVAHHVSNVLASVLPIRDIAQWAHDVGAKVLVDACQSVPHMVVDVQSLNVDFLVASSHKMCGPTGIGFLYGKIDLLSSMPPFLGGGEMISDVYLDHSTYAEPPSRFEAGTPAIGEAIGLGAAIDYLSGIGMQTIHDYEVELGSYLYERLLSVPNIRIYGPAPSENVQRAALCSFNVENLHPTDLATFLDQQHGVAIRSGHHCAQPLHRFLGVSSSARASLYFYNTKEDVDYFIHALNDTVNFFNSFK from the exons ATGAAAATTATGATACCTTACCTCACTCAACAGGAAGTAAATGGCTCAAAACTTGTTTACTTAGACAATGCAGCAACTTCTCAGAAGCCCACTGTTGTATTGAAGGCATTGCAAAACTATTATGAAGGTTACAATTCAAATGTGCATCGGGGCATACATTTCTTGAG TGCAAAGGCCACAGACGAGTATGAATCAGCCAGAAGGAAAGTTGCATCTTTTATAAATGCTTCTGATTCTAGAGAGATTGTGTTCACAAAAAATGCTTCTGAAGCTATCAATCTTGTTGCTTATTCTTGGGGGTTGGCAAATTTAAAACCAGAAGATGAG ATCATACTTACAGTTGCTGAGCATCACAGTGCGATTGTTCCTTGGCAAATAGTAGCTGAAAAAGTAGGGGCTGTTTTGAAATTTGTGGATTTAAACCAAGATGGAATTCCAGATATAAGCAAATTGAAAGATATGTTCTCACGGAAGACCAAAATAGTAGTCGCTCATCATGTTTCAAATGTGCTTG CTTCTGTCCTTCCTATTAGAGATATTGCACAATGGGCACATGATGTTGGAGCAAAAGTTCTTGTAGATGCTTGTCAGAGTGTTCCACACATGGTGGTTGATGTCCAGAGCCTTAATGTTGATTTTCTTGTTGCTTCTTCTCACAAG ATGTGTGGGCCTACGGGAATTGGATTCTTATATGGTAAAATAGACCTCTTGTCTTCCATGCCTCCATTTTTAG GTGGTGGTGAAATGATTTCTGATGTATATCTTGATCATTCAACTTATGCCGAACCTCCTTCCAG ATTTGAGGCTGGAACACCAGCTATTGGGGAAGCAATTGGTTTAGGAGCAGCAATTGATTACTTATCTGGGATTGGTATGCAAACTATACATGATTATGAG GTGGAGCTTGGTAGTTATCTGTACGAAAGGCTTCTTTCAGTCCCAAATATTCGCATCTATGGGCCAGCACCTTCAGAAAATGTTCAACGAGCAGCTCTTTGTTCTTTCAATGTTGAGAATTTGCATCCCACTGATCTTGCAACATTTCTGGACCAACAG CATGGAGTGGCTATCAGATCAGGTCACCATTGTGCCCAACCCCTCCATCGCTTCTTAGGAGTCAGCTCAAGTGCACGCGCTAGTCTCTACTTCTACAACACAAAGGAAGATGTGGACTATTTTATCCATGCCCTCAACGACACGGTCAACTTTTTCAACTCATTCAAGTAA